In a single window of the Pseudogemmatithrix spongiicola genome:
- the metK gene encoding methionine adenosyltransferase — translation MLHRHLFTSESVSEGHPDKIADQISDAVLDQLLAQDARSRVACETMVTTGLATIFGEVTTNAWVDLRQVVRDTIKQIGYTESGIGFDADSCGVLNALGQQSNDIAMGVDTGGAGDQGMMFGFACDETPELMPLPITLAHKLVKQLADRRKDGTLPWLRPDSKSQVSVVYEDGRPVEVDTVVISTQHADTVKNKTIHEAVKRDIINEIIPEELRSKKMKLHINPTGRFVIGGPHGDAGLTGRKIIVDTYGGMGRHGGGAFSGKDPSKVDRSAAYAARWVAKNIVAAKLASKCEVQVAYAIGVAKPVSVMVDTFGTNTVDERSIMKAVSEVFDLTPKGIIDALELRKPIYGPTAAYGHFGREPEKTVRLGQKVTLFTWERTNKVAELKRAVRAG, via the coding sequence ATGCTGCACCGCCATCTGTTCACCTCGGAGTCCGTCTCCGAAGGTCATCCGGACAAGATCGCCGACCAGATCTCCGACGCGGTCCTCGATCAGCTCCTCGCCCAGGACGCGCGCTCGCGCGTGGCCTGCGAGACCATGGTCACGACCGGCCTCGCGACGATCTTCGGCGAAGTCACGACGAACGCCTGGGTGGACCTGCGCCAGGTCGTGCGCGACACGATCAAGCAGATCGGGTACACGGAGTCGGGCATCGGCTTCGATGCCGACAGCTGCGGCGTGCTCAACGCACTCGGCCAGCAGTCGAACGACATCGCGATGGGCGTGGACACCGGCGGCGCGGGCGACCAGGGCATGATGTTCGGCTTCGCCTGCGATGAGACGCCGGAGCTCATGCCGCTGCCGATCACGCTGGCGCACAAGCTCGTGAAGCAGCTCGCCGACCGCCGCAAGGACGGCACGCTGCCTTGGCTGCGTCCCGACTCCAAGTCGCAGGTCTCGGTGGTCTACGAGGACGGCCGCCCGGTGGAAGTGGACACGGTGGTCATCTCCACGCAGCACGCGGACACGGTCAAGAACAAGACCATCCACGAGGCCGTGAAGCGCGACATCATCAACGAGATCATCCCCGAGGAGCTGCGCAGCAAGAAGATGAAGCTGCACATCAACCCGACGGGGCGCTTCGTCATCGGCGGCCCGCACGGCGACGCAGGCCTCACGGGCCGCAAGATCATCGTCGACACCTACGGCGGCATGGGCCGCCACGGCGGTGGCGCCTTCTCGGGCAAGGATCCGTCCAAGGTCGATCGCTCGGCGGCCTATGCCGCGCGCTGGGTGGCCAAGAACATCGTCGCCGCCAAGCTCGCCTCGAAGTGCGAGGTGCAGGTCGCCTACGCGATCGGTGTCGCCAAGCCGGTGTCCGTGATGGTCGACACCTTCGGCACGAACACCGTCGACGAGCGCTCGATCATGAAGGCGGTGAGCGAGGTCTTCGACCTCACGCCCAAGGGCATCATCGACGCGCTCGAGCTGCGCAAGCCGATCTACGGCCCCACCGCGGCCTACGGCCACTTCGGCCGGGAGCCCGAGAAGACCGTGCGTCTTGGCCAGAAGGTCACGCTCTTCACGTGGGAGCGGACCAACAAGGTGGCCGAGCTCAAGCGCGCGGTGCGCGCGGGCTGA
- a CDS encoding bifunctional nuclease family protein, producing the protein MIEVNVQRIGLDAQSQAFVVILEERAGDRALPIWIGRPEAEAIAAHLNDVKRERPMTHDLAASLITGLGGLLRRVQITRVVQGTFHAELHLNRHGSNIVVDARPSDAIAIALRAGAPIFVAEALFDGDDDADADAPADGDHLSVEELQRHLSHLRPEDFGRFTP; encoded by the coding sequence GTGATTGAAGTCAACGTCCAGCGGATCGGCCTCGACGCGCAGTCGCAGGCCTTCGTCGTGATCCTCGAGGAGCGCGCGGGTGACCGCGCGCTTCCCATTTGGATCGGGCGGCCGGAGGCGGAGGCGATCGCGGCGCACCTGAATGACGTGAAGCGCGAGCGGCCGATGACGCATGACCTCGCGGCCTCGCTCATCACCGGCCTCGGCGGGCTCCTGCGCCGCGTGCAGATCACGCGCGTGGTGCAGGGAACGTTCCATGCCGAGCTCCATCTCAATCGCCACGGCAGCAACATCGTCGTGGACGCGCGTCCGTCGGACGCGATCGCCATCGCCTTGCGTGCGGGGGCGCCGATCTTCGTCGCCGAGGCGCTGTTCGACGGGGACGACGATGCGGACGCCGACGCGCCGGCCGACGGTGACCATCTTTCAGTCGAGGAGCTGCAGCGGCACCTGAGCCACCTGCGGCCCGAGGACTTCGGACGCTTTACGCCATGA